A single genomic interval of Chryseobacterium paludis harbors:
- a CDS encoding Crp/Fnr family transcriptional regulator: MGHVDTEDKNSEQKDLLFLHFENYIKVSDELRSALSKSIHFITFKKGDLVHDADKVCTQSYFIQKGLLRTYFLKDGKEISEYFPSEGEWCNSPKSLYKREKDIYYIDAIEDTQTFCLHVNDLVYLFDHFPEMERYARLSMGTVVGHLMERIASLRFASAKEKYDHFIQTYKGIYHRIPLGMTASYLGITQETLSRIRAQK, translated from the coding sequence ATGGGACATGTTGATACAGAAGATAAAAATTCCGAACAAAAGGATCTATTATTTCTTCATTTTGAAAACTATATTAAGGTGAGCGATGAGCTGAGATCTGCTTTGTCTAAAAGCATACATTTTATTACTTTTAAAAAAGGAGATCTTGTACATGATGCCGATAAAGTATGTACTCAATCTTATTTTATTCAAAAAGGGCTCTTAAGAACTTATTTTCTAAAAGACGGAAAAGAAATCAGTGAGTATTTTCCTTCCGAAGGCGAATGGTGTAATTCTCCAAAGAGCTTATATAAAAGAGAAAAGGATATTTATTATATCGATGCTATTGAAGATACCCAAACTTTCTGCCTACACGTAAATGATCTTGTTTACCTGTTTGATCATTTCCCTGAAATGGAACGTTATGCAAGGCTTTCTATGGGAACAGTTGTCGGTCACCTGATGGAGCGTATAGCCTCACTCCGGTTTGCATCGGCAAAAGAAAAATACGATCATTTCATTCAGACTTACAAAGGCATCTATCACAGGATTCCCTTAGGAATGACCGCTTCTTATTTAGGAATAACCCAGGAAACATTAAGCAGAATAAGGGCTCAAAAATAA